The Sphingopyxis fribergensis genome contains a region encoding:
- a CDS encoding energy transducer TonB produces MADAGLIGGGMRRGIVALVTALGISTPAQASWEVIRGDGACAISAQWDDDGGTRATLVEMADGAVALGLQNSNWSIKEGEIYPLTVAFDRDLYSVKATGFSDSEGRGFRFSAGRDLAVAFGAASSLIILRDGGNPTTVLAVKLIGSRAAIERMKPCMATVRREKAREQAAADALQRKRDIVPADPFFEPEAAIPIGNAGRWATNDDYPAAAMRERREGDAQFKVTVDRLGAPTDCEIISSSGHADLDAATCSLVLRRSRFNTAPDTQGSRFYRNRIRWRVPVYDSAPPAEAK; encoded by the coding sequence ATGGCTGATGCGGGACTTATAGGAGGGGGCATGAGGCGGGGGATTGTAGCGCTTGTGACCGCGCTCGGGATATCGACCCCGGCGCAGGCCTCTTGGGAAGTGATTCGAGGAGATGGCGCGTGCGCTATTTCCGCGCAGTGGGATGACGACGGTGGCACCAGGGCAACGCTGGTCGAGATGGCAGATGGCGCCGTTGCGCTAGGCCTTCAGAATAGCAATTGGTCGATCAAAGAGGGTGAAATATACCCCCTTACGGTTGCTTTTGACCGCGATCTATATTCGGTTAAAGCGACAGGGTTCTCGGACAGTGAGGGCCGCGGATTTAGATTTTCTGCCGGCCGCGATTTAGCCGTGGCCTTTGGCGCGGCTTCCAGTCTGATCATATTGCGGGATGGGGGGAATCCTACGACGGTTCTGGCTGTAAAACTAATCGGAAGCCGGGCCGCGATCGAAAGAATGAAGCCCTGCATGGCGACCGTTCGGCGCGAGAAAGCGCGAGAGCAGGCCGCCGCCGACGCTCTCCAAAGAAAGCGCGACATTGTTCCCGCCGATCCGTTCTTCGAGCCAGAGGCCGCCATTCCGATCGGGAACGCTGGCAGATGGGCGACCAATGACGACTACCCCGCAGCGGCCATGCGCGAGCGACGCGAGGGGGACGCTCAGTTCAAAGTGACTGTGGACCGACTCGGCGCCCCGACTGACTGCGAGATTATCTCGTCGAGCGGCCACGCTGACCTTGATGCTGCGACGTGCAGCCTAGTGTTGCGCCGGTCGCGCTTTAACACGGCCCCCGACACCCAAGGTTCTCGCTTCTATCGAAATAGGATTCGGTGGAGGGTCCCAGTCTACGATTCCGCGCCCCCTGCGGAGGCAAAATAG
- a CDS encoding S24 family peptidase gives MLLDLSPPWEISDMADHTDLRGAALYDALMRLKPSDLAETDWALKAGMNRGFFTNLKKQDISPRSDSLRKLLRVVQKNEADLYDESPESARSVTLPTRSIHLHDDVVEIISLDLSLSMGPGTLIEEFVEEEPVKFDIGLLRAVTRTPLHMLRAVKGVGDSMEPTLRTNDRILIDTSEKMLSRVHGIYWIDHLGAHGIKRLRAMGQGRILIMSDNPAVPDYDVDAEEMRIHGRAIWLMRDL, from the coding sequence ATGCTTTTGGATTTATCGCCGCCGTGGGAAATATCCGACATGGCGGACCACACAGATTTGCGCGGCGCGGCGCTTTACGATGCGCTCATGCGCCTGAAGCCGAGTGACCTAGCTGAAACCGATTGGGCGTTGAAAGCCGGGATGAACCGCGGCTTTTTCACGAACCTCAAAAAGCAGGATATAAGCCCGCGATCGGACAGTCTCCGCAAACTGCTGCGCGTGGTGCAGAAAAACGAGGCCGACTTATACGACGAGAGCCCCGAATCGGCGCGGTCGGTCACGCTTCCTACGCGAAGCATCCATCTGCATGACGACGTGGTGGAGATAATTTCACTCGACCTTTCCCTTTCCATGGGGCCGGGAACGCTCATCGAGGAGTTCGTCGAGGAAGAGCCGGTCAAGTTTGACATCGGCCTATTGCGAGCGGTGACGCGGACGCCGCTGCACATGTTGCGCGCAGTCAAAGGCGTGGGCGACAGCATGGAGCCGACGCTGCGCACGAACGATCGCATCCTCATCGACACATCAGAAAAGATGCTGTCTCGAGTCCACGGCATTTACTGGATCGACCACCTTGGCGCGCATGGCATCAAGCGGCTTCGCGCGATGGGACAAGGGCGCATTCTAATAATGTCAGACAATCCCGCCGTTCCAGATTATGACGTGGACGCTGAAGAGATGAGGATTCACGGACGCGCGATATGGCTGATGCGGGACTTATAG
- a CDS encoding DEAD/DEAH box helicase: MKDYSAFLAAKAIDDPSTGLTEWADLPACLFPHQSDIVAWALRRGRAALFAGTGLGKSLMELAWAQAIHDATGKDILHLAPLAVSNQMAREADKFGIGARVVAKQSDCEPGTNITNYQKLDHFDLSRFGGVILDESSILKSTDGKYRTALIESCQSIPFRLAATATPAPNDFMELGNHAEFLGVMSYTDMLATFFVHDGGSTQNWRLKGHAENEFWRWMASWAVMLRKPSDLGYANDGYDLPPLVYHQHTVSVEYAPSMETGMLFPIQAATLSERIAARRDSVVDRVAQAVAVTPTDRPFVWWCNLNSESEALAKAIPDAVEIRGSDDDKAKERKLIDFSEGRIRVLVTKPSICGFGMNWQHCADTGFVGLNDSFEQFYQAIRRFWRFGQTNPVNCHIIAAETEGATVANIRRKEADADRMAAAMVMHMADLSSAAVRGSTRDRPDYDPQVPVQLPAFLEIAA, from the coding sequence GTGAAGGACTATTCTGCATTCCTTGCCGCAAAGGCGATCGACGATCCGTCAACCGGCCTAACCGAGTGGGCCGACCTTCCCGCCTGCCTGTTCCCGCATCAAAGCGATATCGTCGCATGGGCGCTTCGCCGCGGTCGCGCTGCGCTGTTTGCTGGCACCGGCCTCGGCAAGTCGCTGATGGAATTGGCATGGGCGCAGGCTATCCACGATGCAACTGGTAAGGATATCTTGCACCTTGCCCCGCTCGCCGTCTCAAATCAGATGGCGCGCGAGGCGGATAAATTCGGCATCGGCGCCCGCGTCGTGGCCAAGCAGTCCGATTGCGAACCCGGCACGAACATCACGAATTATCAGAAGCTGGATCACTTCGACCTGTCGCGGTTCGGTGGCGTCATCCTTGACGAAAGCAGCATCCTCAAATCGACCGACGGCAAATATCGCACGGCGCTGATTGAATCCTGCCAGTCGATCCCGTTCCGTCTCGCCGCTACTGCTACCCCGGCGCCGAACGACTTCATGGAATTGGGCAATCACGCCGAGTTCCTTGGCGTCATGTCCTACACCGACATGCTCGCAACGTTCTTCGTCCATGATGGCGGATCGACGCAAAACTGGCGCCTAAAGGGCCACGCTGAAAACGAGTTCTGGCGCTGGATGGCTTCGTGGGCCGTCATGCTCCGCAAGCCTTCTGACCTCGGCTATGCCAACGATGGCTATGACCTGCCGCCGCTGGTCTATCATCAGCACACGGTATCGGTTGAATATGCGCCGTCGATGGAAACCGGGATGCTGTTTCCGATCCAGGCGGCAACCTTATCGGAGCGCATCGCCGCGCGCCGGGATAGCGTCGTCGATCGCGTGGCGCAGGCTGTCGCGGTCACGCCGACCGATCGCCCCTTCGTATGGTGGTGCAACCTCAACAGCGAAAGCGAGGCGCTGGCGAAAGCTATTCCCGATGCTGTCGAGATCCGCGGTTCCGATGACGACAAGGCCAAAGAGCGCAAGCTGATCGATTTCAGCGAAGGCCGCATCCGCGTTCTGGTCACGAAGCCGTCGATCTGTGGCTTCGGCATGAACTGGCAGCATTGTGCCGACACCGGATTTGTCGGGCTCAATGACAGCTTCGAACAATTCTATCAGGCCATCCGCCGCTTCTGGCGGTTCGGGCAAACGAACCCGGTCAACTGCCACATCATCGCGGCCGAGACGGAGGGCGCCACCGTCGCCAACATTCGCCGCAAGGAAGCCGATGCCGACCGCATGGCCGCTGCGATGGTCATGCACATGGCTGACCTATCGAGCGCCGCCGTGCGCGGATCGACGCGCGACCGTCCTGATTACGATCCACAAGTCCCTGTTCAACTTCCCGCATTTTTGGAGATCGCAGCATGA
- a CDS encoding DNA-methyltransferase, translating into MTIKAVEQVVTDQYAIYQGDSCEIIRAIPGDSIHFGIHSPPFEGLYKFSNFDRDISNNDGPQFWEHYSFLIQELLRVTMPGRLHSVHCMQLPMSKIRHGNIGMRDFRGEIIRAYEDAGWIFHSEVCIWKDPVVAQQRTKSIRLLHKQIVKDSCISGQGLADYVVTFRKPGENPEPVSGCFDEWHGEGDGPDPSKFTTPTDGRNWYSIEVWQRYASPVWTDINQTRTLQYRGGRDEKDEQHISPLQLDVIERCIDLWSNPGDTVLTPFLGIGSEVYCAVEMGRKGVGIELKPSYFAQARRNIEGLKAKAGSLFDAVAA; encoded by the coding sequence ATGACGATCAAGGCCGTCGAACAGGTCGTTACGGATCAATACGCAATCTATCAGGGCGACTCGTGCGAGATCATCCGCGCCATCCCCGGTGACAGCATTCATTTCGGCATCCACTCGCCGCCGTTCGAGGGGCTTTACAAATTCAGCAACTTCGACCGCGATATATCGAACAACGATGGCCCGCAGTTTTGGGAGCATTACAGCTTTCTTATTCAGGAATTGCTCCGGGTCACCATGCCAGGGCGTCTCCACAGCGTGCATTGCATGCAATTGCCTATGTCGAAGATCCGCCACGGCAATATCGGCATGCGCGACTTCCGCGGCGAGATCATCCGCGCCTATGAGGACGCCGGGTGGATTTTCCATAGCGAGGTTTGCATCTGGAAAGACCCCGTCGTCGCGCAGCAGCGGACGAAGTCAATCCGGCTGCTCCACAAGCAGATCGTCAAGGATAGCTGCATCAGCGGGCAGGGGCTCGCCGATTATGTCGTCACCTTTCGCAAGCCAGGCGAGAACCCCGAGCCGGTGAGCGGATGCTTTGACGAATGGCATGGCGAAGGCGATGGGCCGGACCCGTCCAAGTTCACGACGCCGACCGACGGCCGCAACTGGTATTCGATCGAGGTCTGGCAGCGCTACGCCTCGCCGGTCTGGACCGACATAAATCAGACCCGCACGCTGCAATATCGGGGCGGCCGCGATGAAAAGGACGAGCAGCACATAAGCCCGCTGCAACTCGACGTGATCGAGCGGTGCATCGACCTATGGAGCAACCCCGGCGATACCGTGCTGACGCCGTTCCTCGGTATCGGCAGCGAGGTTTATTGCGCCGTCGAAATGGGCCGCAAGGGCGTCGGCATCGAATTAAAGCCGTCCTATTTCGCGCAGGCCCGCCGCAACATCGAAGGATTGAAGGCGAAGGCTGGCAGCCTGTTCGACGCGGTGGCGGCATGA
- a CDS encoding DUF2312 domain-containing protein translates to MAEATDDKLRLLIERIERLKEEQKGIGEDIRDTFNEGKSQGYDTKMMRKAIKLRSMSPQDRAEADAILQAYCCALGIQIELPLGVAA, encoded by the coding sequence ATGGCCGAAGCCACCGACGACAAACTGCGCCTTCTGATCGAGCGTATCGAGCGCCTGAAAGAGGAGCAAAAAGGCATCGGCGAAGATATCCGCGATACCTTCAACGAGGGCAAGTCGCAGGGCTACGACACCAAGATGATGCGCAAGGCTATCAAGCTGCGCAGCATGTCGCCGCAGGACCGAGCGGAAGCCGACGCCATCTTGCAGGCCTATTGCTGCGCGCTGGGCATCCAGATCGAATTGCCGCTCGGCGTGGCGGCCTGA
- a CDS encoding DUF4031 domain-containing protein, whose amino-acid sequence MSVYVDDVRHGFGNMVMCHLWADTLDELLAMVDKIGVQRKWIQGHPTLSFGKHRKASWVHFDIALSKKAMAIKAGAILTDRFGPVEHTSRLDIASGEPALVERGNRMLAMVANCRAMREAASA is encoded by the coding sequence GTGAGCGTTTATGTCGACGACGTGCGCCATGGGTTCGGCAATATGGTCATGTGCCACCTGTGGGCCGATACGCTTGATGAGCTGCTCGCCATGGTCGACAAGATCGGCGTGCAGCGGAAATGGATTCAGGGCCACCCGACGCTCAGCTTCGGCAAGCACCGCAAAGCGTCATGGGTCCACTTCGACATCGCGCTGAGCAAGAAGGCGATGGCCATAAAGGCGGGCGCCATCCTGACCGATCGGTTCGGCCCGGTCGAACATACATCGCGGCTCGATATCGCATCGGGCGAACCGGCTCTCGTCGAGCGGGGAAACCGGATGCTGGCGATGGTCGCAAATTGCCGTGCGATGAGGGAGGCGGCGAGCGCATGA
- a CDS encoding putative metallopeptidase, which produces MTRPYPPRNMIDVVEYMAFYRFEPSEELHDWIMDTFIKGDGPLINEEHQHLADAHIGVLWTNCDNSRNMRSVIGQAELMPPMAMGKWQRARAVQQIEEWFDGMPDFLLTFSAPAAEGMNDATFCALIEHELYHCGQARDEFGMPKFKKDGMPSFAIRGHDVEEFVGVVRRYGAEAAGVQPMIDAANAKPLIDGADIDGICGTCLRAAA; this is translated from the coding sequence ATGACCCGCCCCTATCCGCCCCGCAACATGATCGACGTCGTTGAGTATATGGCCTTCTACCGCTTCGAACCGAGCGAGGAATTGCACGACTGGATAATGGACACCTTCATCAAAGGCGACGGCCCACTGATCAACGAAGAGCATCAACACCTCGCCGACGCGCATATCGGTGTCCTCTGGACCAACTGCGACAACAGCCGGAACATGCGGAGCGTGATTGGCCAGGCTGAATTGATGCCGCCTATGGCGATGGGCAAATGGCAGCGCGCCCGCGCCGTCCAGCAAATCGAGGAATGGTTCGACGGGATGCCCGACTTCCTGCTGACCTTCTCGGCGCCGGCTGCGGAGGGAATGAACGATGCCACCTTCTGCGCTCTGATAGAGCATGAGCTTTATCATTGCGGTCAGGCCCGAGACGAGTTCGGGATGCCGAAGTTCAAGAAGGATGGGATGCCATCGTTCGCGATCCGCGGGCACGACGTGGAAGAGTTCGTCGGCGTCGTCCGGCGATATGGTGCCGAGGCTGCTGGCGTTCAGCCGATGATTGACGCCGCCAATGCGAAGCCGCTGATCGATGGCGCTGACATCGACGGCATCTGTGGCACTTGCCTTCGGGCGGCAGCATGA
- a CDS encoding DUF2280 domain-containing protein, with protein MAAKKPSLPDDVKRFIINGLAAFDTPSQVSAAVMEEFGLDVARQVVEAHDPTKFAGRNLAPKWREMFEASRTGFIEEATLVPIAHRGVRLRALQRMAQRAEAKGNLPLAAQLHKQAAEEVGNAYTNRRELTGKNGGPIQTEDRTTASLIEEAKRLGIDPATLGLS; from the coding sequence ATGGCCGCTAAGAAACCATCGCTGCCCGATGACGTGAAGAGGTTCATTATCAATGGCTTGGCCGCTTTCGACACGCCGAGCCAAGTTTCGGCGGCTGTCATGGAGGAATTCGGCCTCGATGTTGCGCGCCAAGTTGTGGAGGCGCATGACCCCACGAAATTCGCTGGCCGCAACCTTGCGCCGAAATGGCGGGAGATGTTCGAGGCGTCGCGCACTGGCTTCATCGAAGAGGCGACGCTTGTTCCGATCGCTCATCGCGGCGTTCGTCTGCGCGCGCTGCAGCGCATGGCCCAGCGCGCCGAAGCAAAAGGCAATCTCCCGCTCGCGGCCCAGCTTCACAAGCAGGCGGCCGAGGAAGTCGGCAATGCCTATACTAACCGCCGCGAACTGACTGGCAAGAACGGCGGGCCGATTCAAACCGAGGACCGCACCACCGCATCATTGATAGAGGAGGCGAAACGCCTTGGTATTGACCCCGCCACGCTCGGCCTCTCCTGA
- the terL gene encoding phage terminase large subunit: MVLTPPRSASPDDQAARVSLLAAVVAKRKREALAPGGKLLDFTRWFFPEREGMEFIEGPHHRVIGETLDRVLTGEITRLIVTIPPGYTKTEAAVVNFIAKGFHINPRARFIHATFSDDLARENSDKVLQLVGLDGYQQVRAVSVRVDSKAKDRWKTTEGGGMLAKASGGPITGFRAGYMDRTMFTGALVIDDPLKPDDAFSPTKRKTVNQRATNTFRSRLAHDDVPIIVIMQRLHSDDFAGHLLTGATGEKWHHLNLPVVINNAEEYPVEWTHGIPIQHGLPDGPLWEDKHSAEEIEVLKADAYTFASQYMQRPVSIEGALFDMEGFKWWNELPRIEYYSIYADTAQKTGERNDFSVLQLWGKAETGIYLVDQLRGKWEAPQLEQMSIAFWEKHKGKHIRGFNVEDKASGTGLIQSLRKKGIPVVGIPRDRDKYTRGLDAAPWVATGMVNLPANEEYTVALRAELQMFDGLGTGWDDQVDPLMDAIADMLAETHAQQGWIMTR, translated from the coding sequence TTGGTATTGACCCCGCCACGCTCGGCCTCTCCTGATGATCAGGCCGCCCGTGTCTCGCTGCTGGCGGCGGTCGTTGCGAAGAGGAAACGCGAAGCACTTGCCCCCGGCGGCAAGCTGCTCGACTTCACGCGCTGGTTTTTCCCCGAGCGCGAGGGGATGGAGTTCATCGAAGGTCCGCATCACCGCGTCATAGGTGAGACGCTGGATCGGGTGCTGACCGGCGAGATAACGCGCCTCATCGTCACTATCCCGCCCGGCTATACCAAGACCGAGGCGGCCGTCGTCAACTTCATCGCCAAGGGCTTCCATATCAACCCGCGCGCGCGGTTCATCCACGCGACATTCTCGGATGATCTTGCCCGCGAGAACAGCGACAAGGTGCTGCAGCTCGTCGGGCTCGACGGATATCAACAGGTTCGTGCCGTGTCCGTCCGCGTGGACAGCAAGGCCAAGGATCGGTGGAAGACGACCGAGGGCGGGGGAATGCTCGCCAAGGCGTCTGGCGGCCCGATCACCGGCTTCCGCGCTGGCTATATGGATCGCACCATGTTCACGGGCGCGCTCGTCATCGACGACCCTTTGAAGCCGGACGACGCCTTCTCGCCGACCAAACGGAAAACCGTGAACCAGCGCGCGACCAATACCTTCCGCTCCCGCCTGGCGCATGACGACGTGCCGATCATCGTCATCATGCAGCGGCTGCATTCCGACGACTTCGCGGGCCACCTGCTGACCGGCGCCACCGGCGAGAAATGGCACCACCTGAATCTGCCCGTCGTCATCAACAACGCCGAGGAATACCCTGTCGAGTGGACACACGGCATCCCGATCCAGCACGGTTTGCCTGATGGCCCGCTATGGGAGGACAAGCATAGCGCCGAGGAGATCGAAGTCCTCAAGGCCGACGCCTACACCTTCGCCAGCCAGTATATGCAGCGGCCCGTGTCGATCGAAGGCGCGCTGTTCGATATGGAGGGCTTCAAATGGTGGAATGAGCTTCCGCGCATCGAATATTACAGCATCTATGCCGATACCGCGCAGAAGACGGGCGAGCGCAATGACTTCTCGGTTCTACAGCTCTGGGGCAAGGCCGAAACCGGGATCTACCTCGTCGATCAGCTTCGCGGGAAGTGGGAGGCGCCGCAGCTTGAACAGATGTCGATCGCCTTCTGGGAAAAGCACAAGGGCAAGCACATCCGCGGCTTCAATGTCGAGGATAAGGCTTCCGGCACCGGCTTGATCCAGTCACTGCGCAAGAAAGGCATCCCCGTCGTCGGCATCCCGCGCGACCGCGACAAATATACCCGCGGCCTCGATGCGGCGCCATGGGTGGCGACTGGCATGGTGAACCTGCCCGCCAATGAGGAATATACCGTCGCTCTCCGCGCCGAATTGCAGATGTTCGACGGGCTCGGCACCGGATGGGACGACCAGGTTGATCCGTTGATGGATGCGATCGCGGACATGCTCGCCGAGACGCACGCTCAACAGGGCTGGATCATGACACGGTAA
- a CDS encoding anti-CBASS protein Acb1 family protein, with protein sequence MASHNSLLANASGFVRDRLARAFPWAYGFNTKHDYAKDYGWPEELGFDQFYRLYSRSGLAAAAIDKTIGKTWATMPALWESEAPADTPAEKAIRKHFTKRKIWRSLMDADRRSMVGEYAGAIILLRDGKPLDQPVARVRPGIENVVGIIPAWQGQLTPIEWDNVQTSETYGDPLYYQFDEQAVGNPQNTAKSQIRIHRDRVLIWSDDGTLNCKSALEPGYNDVADAEKIKGAGGEGFWKSSRGAPIIEAPKGVSPSDVQRGMGTTTPKETIDKLNEQVGEFQSGHDNMLMLGGFTVSPLTITLPQPKEFWEPCVQSFAASMGIPFKELIGNVTGERASTEDAKGWAETCMSRRENRVMPILQDFIDRLVAWGVLDAKDWVIGWTSLLEASPDDKLDRASKMSQINQQAGTELVFLPDEIREEAGYKVADEVEGFAEYLAEKEARAAEIAEDGPSETVPDDEAGEVAE encoded by the coding sequence ATGGCGTCGCACAATTCTCTCTTGGCAAACGCATCGGGATTTGTGCGCGACCGGCTCGCGCGCGCGTTCCCGTGGGCCTATGGCTTCAACACCAAGCACGACTATGCGAAGGACTATGGCTGGCCCGAAGAGCTTGGGTTCGACCAGTTCTACCGCCTCTATTCACGCTCTGGTTTGGCGGCTGCCGCAATCGACAAGACGATCGGCAAGACATGGGCGACAATGCCCGCGCTGTGGGAATCGGAAGCCCCCGCTGATACGCCCGCCGAAAAGGCCATTCGCAAGCACTTCACCAAGCGCAAGATTTGGCGCTCGCTCATGGACGCCGATCGCCGGTCGATGGTGGGCGAGTATGCCGGGGCTATCATCTTGCTCCGCGATGGCAAGCCACTCGACCAGCCCGTCGCAAGGGTGCGCCCAGGCATCGAGAACGTCGTCGGCATCATTCCCGCATGGCAGGGCCAGCTCACCCCGATCGAATGGGATAACGTCCAGACCAGCGAGACCTATGGCGACCCGCTCTATTACCAGTTCGACGAGCAGGCCGTCGGTAATCCGCAGAACACGGCAAAGAGCCAGATCCGCATCCATCGCGACCGCGTGCTCATCTGGTCGGACGACGGCACGCTGAATTGCAAGTCCGCGCTTGAACCTGGTTACAACGACGTGGCCGATGCGGAAAAGATCAAGGGCGCCGGCGGGGAAGGTTTCTGGAAGTCGTCGCGCGGGGCCCCGATCATTGAGGCACCCAAAGGGGTCAGCCCGAGCGACGTTCAGCGCGGCATGGGCACTACGACGCCGAAAGAGACGATCGACAAGCTGAACGAACAGGTCGGCGAATTCCAGTCCGGCCACGACAATATGCTGATGCTCGGCGGTTTCACGGTGAGCCCGCTGACGATCACCTTGCCGCAGCCCAAGGAATTTTGGGAGCCGTGTGTTCAGTCGTTCGCCGCTTCGATGGGCATCCCGTTCAAGGAATTGATCGGCAACGTCACCGGCGAGCGCGCCAGCACCGAAGATGCGAAGGGGTGGGCGGAAACGTGCATGTCCCGCCGTGAAAACCGCGTCATGCCGATCCTTCAGGACTTCATCGACCGCCTCGTTGCGTGGGGCGTGCTCGATGCAAAGGACTGGGTGATAGGTTGGACTTCTTTGTTGGAAGCCAGCCCCGACGACAAGCTCGATCGCGCTTCGAAGATGTCGCAGATCAACCAGCAGGCGGGAACTGAACTCGTCTTCCTGCCCGACGAGATCCGCGAAGAGGCTGGTTACAAGGTCGCCGACGAGGTTGAGGGTTTTGCCGAGTATCTGGCTGAGAAAGAGGCGCGCGCGGCTGAGATAGCCGAGGATGGGCCGAGTGAGACGGTGCCGGATGATGAGGCTGGCGAGGTGGCTGAATGA
- a CDS encoding major capsid protein, whose amino-acid sequence MRYFDEALIAAHPRQHGVWNAEVWGARDFFQDSEAALAPYEIANAAAVLPRDAWLDLDGITRRVMRADEGQAWMADLMPLAKPVNIGKLVHLNRVSSDAGRVVRSMSGQVPTTLDKVTYDYRGTPVPIFSSGYGREWREWNTLQSENFDALSDDQEAITAKIKRDNALYALDGDASIVVEGYTAYGIRTSPYSKAINLGTAGGGANIDLSASGTTSDAIEAFFNGPLGAMLDANFIAAPVNLYISPEIARNWDRPYSLAGGFKGGSLRDQILGNRRIAKIEVSFELSGNAFFGFVPRAEYIRPLVAMATSTVAMPRQHPRSNYSFEVWNAMGIEIRADINGRSGVFYSTDIDT is encoded by the coding sequence ATGCGTTATTTCGACGAAGCACTGATCGCAGCCCACCCCCGCCAGCATGGCGTGTGGAACGCCGAAGTTTGGGGCGCCCGCGACTTCTTCCAGGACTCGGAAGCGGCTCTTGCGCCCTATGAAATCGCCAACGCCGCCGCGGTGCTGCCGCGCGACGCATGGCTCGACCTCGACGGCATCACCCGCCGCGTCATGCGCGCCGACGAAGGTCAGGCATGGATGGCGGACTTGATGCCGCTGGCCAAGCCGGTAAACATCGGCAAGCTGGTTCACCTGAACCGCGTCTCGTCCGACGCGGGCCGGGTCGTTCGCAGCATGTCGGGTCAGGTTCCGACGACGCTCGACAAGGTCACCTATGACTATCGCGGCACGCCGGTTCCGATCTTCTCGTCGGGCTATGGCCGCGAATGGCGCGAATGGAACACGCTGCAGAGCGAGAACTTCGACGCGCTGTCGGACGATCAGGAAGCGATCACCGCCAAGATCAAGCGCGACAATGCGCTCTATGCTCTCGACGGCGACGCCTCGATCGTGGTCGAAGGCTATACCGCCTACGGCATCCGCACCTCGCCCTATTCGAAGGCCATCAACCTTGGAACAGCAGGCGGCGGCGCCAACATCGACCTGTCGGCATCGGGCACCACGTCGGACGCGATCGAAGCGTTCTTCAATGGCCCGTTAGGCGCCATGCTCGATGCCAACTTCATCGCGGCGCCGGTCAATCTCTACATCTCGCCGGAAATCGCGCGCAATTGGGATCGCCCCTATTCGCTCGCCGGCGGGTTCAAGGGCGGTTCGCTGCGCGACCAGATCCTCGGCAATCGCCGTATCGCCAAGATCGAGGTTTCGTTCGAACTGTCGGGTAACGCGTTTTTCGGGTTCGTGCCGCGGGCAGAGTATATCCGCCCGCTGGTTGCGATGGCTACCTCGACCGTCGCGATGCCCCGCCAGCATCCGCGTTCGAATTATTCGTTCGAGGTCTGGAATGCCATGGGCATTGAAATCCGAGCAGACATCAATGGGCGCAGCGGCGTATTCTACAGCACGGATATCGATACGTAA
- a CDS encoding DnaT-like ssDNA-binding protein: MAAYGTDDGFTGWLAEQGYTLPDDAPAPAVLRARGSAYVDGYERYWTGQRTGGVMQEEGWPRTGATINCTGAIPDDVIPPAVITASYRAAWLEAETPGILIGSAPSAGNRIKRQRVEGAVEREFFDDGKTEVGGGPAFIDSQIDGMLSAFICDTSGAAFMWALGGC, translated from the coding sequence ATGGCGGCATATGGAACCGACGACGGCTTCACCGGCTGGCTCGCCGAGCAGGGATATACCTTGCCCGACGATGCGCCTGCACCTGCTGTCCTTCGCGCACGGGGTAGTGCCTATGTTGACGGATATGAACGATATTGGACCGGCCAGCGCACGGGCGGCGTGATGCAGGAAGAAGGCTGGCCACGCACGGGCGCCACGATCAATTGCACCGGCGCCATTCCTGATGACGTGATTCCGCCTGCTGTCATCACCGCATCCTATCGCGCGGCATGGCTTGAGGCTGAGACGCCGGGTATCCTCATCGGATCTGCACCGTCGGCGGGCAATCGCATCAAGCGGCAGCGTGTCGAAGGCGCTGTGGAGCGAGAATTCTTCGACGACGGCAAGACTGAGGTCGGCGGCGGCCCCGCATTCATCGACAGCCAGATTGACGGGATGCTCTCGGCCTTCATCTGCGACACGTCGGGCGCCGCGTTTATGTGGGCGTTGGGTGGCTGCTGA